The genomic window GCGCGACCAGGTCATTCCAGGGCAGGTCAGTGCTGCCGTCCTTCAGGTGACCGGTCACGAAACGCACGGACTGCGCATAATCGCGGTGGGTCAGCGGGATACCGGCGTAGGCCGCGCAGCCGCTGGCGGCGGTAATGCCGGGCACGACCTGGAACGGGATGCCATTGGCCGCCAGTTCGTCGATCTCCTCGCCGCCTCGGCCGAAGATGAACGGATCGCCGCCCTTCAGGCGCAATACACGTTTGCCCTGCTGGGCCAGTTCCACCAGCTTGCGATTGATCTCGTCCTGCGGCACGGCGTGGTCCGCACGGCGCTTGCCGACGTAGAGGCGGTCGGCGTCGCGGCGGCACAGCTCGAGGATGGCCGGTGCGACGAGGCGGTCGTAAAGCACCACATCGGCCTGCTGCATCAGGCGCAGCGCGCGGAAGGTCAACAGGTCGGGATCGCCGGGGCCGGCGCCCACCAGATAGACCTCGCCACGGGATTCGGCCTGCGGCGCTTCCAGCTTGTCCGCCAGCAGGCGCTCGGCTTCGCTGGGCTGGCCGGCCAGCATGCGCTCGGCGACCGGGCCCTGGAACACGTCTTCCCAGAACTGGCGGCGCTGCTGCAGGTCCGGCAGGCGCTGCTTCACGCGCTCGCGGAAGCGGCTGGCGAGGCCCGCCAGCTGGCCGTAAGTGGCGGGAATCCAGGTTTCCAGCTTGGCACGCAGCAGTCGCACCAGCACCGGCGCATCGCCACCGCTGGAGACCGCCACCACCAGCGGCGAACGATCGACGATGGCCGGAAAGATCACGCTGCACAGTGCCGGCGCATCGACCACGTTGACCGGCACACCACGGGCATGGGCGTCGCGGGAGACCTGGGCATTGAGCGGCTCATCGTCCGTCGCGGCGATGACCAGTACGCAATCCCGCAGGTCCCCCTGGGCATACGGGCGCAGGAGCAGTTCGCCCGCGCCCTCCTCGACCAGCTCGCGCAGCTCCGAATGCACCTCCGGAGCCACGACGCGCAGCACCGCGCCGGCGTCGCTCAGCAGGCGCGCCTTGCGCAGTGCGACATCACCGCCGCCGACCAGTAGCGCGCGACGTCCGCGCAGGATGTGGAACAGCGGCAGGAAGTCCATCTCAGCCGATGACCTCGATGCCCGCCATGTAAGGCTTGAGCACCTCCGGCACGCGGATCGAGCCGTCGGCCTGCTGGTAGTTCTCCAGCACGGCGACCAGGGTACGGCCTACGGCCAGGCCCGAGCCGTTGAGGGTATGCACCAGCTCCGGCTTGCCGGTTTCCGGGTTGCGATAGCGCGCCTGCATGCGGCGGGCCTGGAAGTCGCCGCAGTTGGAGCAGGAGGAAATCTCGCGGTACTTGTCCTGGCTCGGCACCCAGACTTCCAGGTCGTAGGTCTTGGCGGCGCCGAAGCCCATGTCGCCGGTGCACAACGCCAGGGCGCGGTACGGCAGCTCCAGGGCCTGGAGGACCTTCTCGGCGTTGCCGACGAGGCTTTCCAGCGCTTCCCAGGATTTGGACGGCTCGACGATCTGCACCATCTCGACCTTGTCGAACTGGTGCTGGCGGATCATGCCGCGGGTATCGCGGCCCGACGCACCGGCTTCGCTGCGGAAGCACGGGGTGTGGGCGACGAACTTCAGCGGCAGTTCCTTCGCGTCGAGAATCTGCCCGGCAACGATGTTGGTCAAAGAGACTTCCGCAGTCGGGATCAGGTACAGGTCCGCTTCGTCTTCGCGCTGGATCTTGAACAGGTCTTCCTCGAACTTCGGCAGCTGGCCGGTGCCCTGCAACGCCGGAGCCTGTACCAGATACGGGGTGTAGGCCTCTTCGTAGCCGTGCTCGCGGGTATGCAGGTCGATCATGAACTGCGCCAGGGCGCGGTGCAGGCGGGCGATCGGGCCGCGCATCAGGGCGAAACGGGCGCCGGACAGGCGGGCGGCGGTCTCGAAGTCCAGCCAGCCGTGTTTTTCACCCAGGGCGACATGGTCCTTGATCTCGAAATCGAAGGTGCGCGGCGTGCCCCAGCGACGGACTTCGACGTTGTCGTCTTCATCGGCGCCCACCGGCACGGACTCGTGCGGCAGGTTGGGGATGTTCAGCAGCAGGCTGTCCAGCTCGGCCTGGATGGCGTCCAGCTCGCGCTTGCCGGCATCCAGTTCTTCGGCCATGCGGTTGACCTCGGCCTTCAGCGGCGCGACGTCCTCACCGTTCTTCATGGCCTGACCGATGGCCTTGGAGCGCGAATTGCGCTCGGCCTGCAGGGTCT from Pseudomonas sp. GCEP-101 includes these protein-coding regions:
- the cysG gene encoding siroheme synthase CysG, giving the protein MDFLPLFHILRGRRALLVGGGDVALRKARLLSDAGAVLRVVAPEVHSELRELVEEGAGELLLRPYAQGDLRDCVLVIAATDDEPLNAQVSRDAHARGVPVNVVDAPALCSVIFPAIVDRSPLVVAVSSGGDAPVLVRLLRAKLETWIPATYGQLAGLASRFRERVKQRLPDLQQRRQFWEDVFQGPVAERMLAGQPSEAERLLADKLEAPQAESRGEVYLVGAGPGDPDLLTFRALRLMQQADVVLYDRLVAPAILELCRRDADRLYVGKRRADHAVPQDEINRKLVELAQQGKRVLRLKGGDPFIFGRGGEEIDELAANGIPFQVVPGITAASGCAAYAGIPLTHRDYAQSVRFVTGHLKDGSTDLPWNDLVAPGQTLVFYMGLVGLPVICEQLVRHGRSADTPAALIQQGTTVHQRVFTGTLGNLPALVAEHEVHAPTLVIVGEVVQLREKLAWFEGQP
- the serS gene encoding serine--tRNA ligase, whose amino-acid sequence is MLDSKLVRTQPQEVAERLATRGFTLDVARIEALESQRKAVQTRTETLQAERNSRSKAIGQAMKNGEDVAPLKAEVNRMAEELDAGKRELDAIQAELDSLLLNIPNLPHESVPVGADEDDNVEVRRWGTPRTFDFEIKDHVALGEKHGWLDFETAARLSGARFALMRGPIARLHRALAQFMIDLHTREHGYEEAYTPYLVQAPALQGTGQLPKFEEDLFKIQREDEADLYLIPTAEVSLTNIVAGQILDAKELPLKFVAHTPCFRSEAGASGRDTRGMIRQHQFDKVEMVQIVEPSKSWEALESLVGNAEKVLQALELPYRALALCTGDMGFGAAKTYDLEVWVPSQDKYREISSCSNCGDFQARRMQARYRNPETGKPELVHTLNGSGLAVGRTLVAVLENYQQADGSIRVPEVLKPYMAGIEVIG